ATCAAAAGAGATGGCTTAAATCAATTCGAAGCAGAGTGTTTCAACAATAATTTTAATATAACAGTTGAAGACGAGAAAGACCAACTGTTAAAACAGTTCAGTCAACAAAATGAGGCAACACATAAAATTATTAACATAACCGCACCTATGCCGGGTTTGGTGTTGAAAATAGAAGTTGAGGTAGGTCAGCAGATATATCCCGGAACAGGCTTGATTATTTTAGAAGCAATGAAGATGGAGAATGAAATTAGAGCAACAGTTGCCGGTGTTGTGAAAGCAATAAAAGTTAAAGAAAAAACTCC
The nucleotide sequence above comes from Bacteroidota bacterium. Encoded proteins:
- a CDS encoding acetyl-CoA carboxylase biotin carboxyl carrier protein subunit, coding for MAEFIVTVNRQEFDIELKSMQIVVVNNTEFIVDLHRIGINQYSIIMNNQVFEINIKRDGLNQFEAECFNNNFNITVEDEKDQLLKQFSQQNEATHKIINITAPMPGLVLKIEVEVGQQIYPGTGLIILEAMKMENEIRATVAGVVKAIKVKEKTPVEKGEILLILE